From the Rhodoferax mekongensis genome, one window contains:
- the dksA gene encoding RNA polymerase-binding protein DksA, protein MVSAPVKTPAKAAAKAPSKTAPAVAKSTAKALEKAPVAATSKIKLATAKSVAKSVEVTKELPATPVRAAPAVAAVSTVPAKAGRPSSRLAQLTVPSMAQTVASTAAKASYNQTMSSPVIAPVIPAIVKKDAKLANNWKSKTVAELSDAELLAMPDSEYMNEVQLAYFRLKLSNLKRDILTSAGETTEHLREDTSVVPDPADRATIEEEHALELRTRDRERKLLKKIEQSIARIDAGDYGYCDETGEPIGVGRLLARPTATLSLEAQQRRELKQKMFGD, encoded by the coding sequence GTGGTTTCTGCCCCTGTGAAAACTCCCGCCAAAGCCGCTGCCAAAGCGCCCTCCAAGACCGCTCCTGCAGTCGCCAAGTCCACCGCTAAAGCATTGGAAAAAGCGCCCGTCGCTGCGACAAGTAAAATCAAGCTTGCGACAGCTAAGTCGGTGGCGAAGTCCGTCGAAGTGACCAAAGAATTGCCCGCAACTCCCGTGCGTGCTGCGCCCGCGGTGGCTGCCGTCTCAACAGTTCCAGCCAAAGCAGGACGGCCTTCATCCCGTCTGGCCCAGCTGACGGTCCCGTCGATGGCGCAAACTGTAGCTTCCACAGCTGCAAAAGCGAGTTATAACCAAACCATGTCTTCCCCAGTCATTGCTCCTGTGATACCTGCCATCGTGAAAAAAGACGCCAAATTAGCCAACAACTGGAAAAGCAAAACGGTTGCCGAATTGTCGGACGCCGAGTTGTTGGCGATGCCTGACTCGGAATACATGAATGAGGTGCAACTTGCGTATTTCCGCCTGAAGCTCTCCAACCTCAAGCGCGACATCCTGACCAGCGCTGGCGAAACCACGGAACACCTGCGGGAAGATACCTCTGTGGTCCCAGATCCTGCAGACCGCGCCACCATTGAAGAAGAGCATGCTCTGGAGTTGCGTACCCGCGACCGTGAACGCAAGTTGCTGAAGAAGATCGAACAATCGATTGCACGCATTGATGCAGGCGATTACGGTTATTGCGATGAAACCGGTGAGCCCATCGGCGTAGGCCGCTTGTTGGCACGTCCCACGGCGACCTTGTCGCTGGAGGCGCAGCAGCGCCGAGAGCTCAAGCAGAAGATGTTCGGGGACTGA
- a CDS encoding tyrosine recombinase XerC, producing the protein MTADDSALVEKYLEFVRVEKRLAARTVELYSLDLGRLSEQATRAGVALRDVRNHHIRRWVAQMHSAGRSGRGIALILSGWRGFYAWLGREGLVSSNPVQDVRSPKAPKPLPKALAVDDAVQFADFESDDNAWLEARDAAIVELLYGSGLRVGELVGLDVVAGKDAKGWIDMQAAEAHVLGKGSKRRSVPVGATAMQALQRWLELRGPSGTATAAPVDAAGSHAASALFIGRNGTRLTAQSVWQRLKRRSQLAGLNVPVHPHMLRHSFASHVLQSSGDLRGVQELLGHANITTTQVYTRLDFQHLAKAYDAAHPRAKLKRQP; encoded by the coding sequence ATGACTGCGGACGACTCGGCACTGGTGGAGAAATACCTGGAGTTCGTCCGCGTCGAAAAGCGCTTGGCCGCGCGCACGGTGGAGTTGTATTCGCTGGATCTGGGGCGGCTGTCTGAGCAGGCCACGCGGGCCGGCGTAGCCTTGAGAGACGTCAGAAATCACCACATCCGCCGCTGGGTTGCCCAGATGCACAGCGCCGGGCGCAGCGGGCGAGGCATCGCACTCATTCTGTCGGGATGGCGCGGCTTTTATGCCTGGCTGGGCCGCGAAGGCTTGGTGAGCAGCAACCCGGTGCAGGATGTGCGCTCGCCCAAGGCGCCCAAACCATTGCCCAAAGCGCTGGCGGTGGATGACGCGGTGCAGTTTGCAGATTTTGAAAGTGATGACAACGCGTGGCTGGAAGCCCGCGATGCCGCCATCGTCGAACTGCTCTATGGAAGCGGCCTGCGCGTCGGAGAGTTGGTAGGGCTGGATGTAGTAGCCGGCAAAGATGCCAAGGGCTGGATCGACATGCAGGCCGCAGAGGCCCATGTGCTGGGGAAAGGTTCCAAGCGCCGCAGTGTGCCGGTGGGTGCCACGGCCATGCAGGCCTTGCAGCGTTGGTTGGAGTTGCGTGGCCCTTCGGGTACCGCCACCGCGGCCCCTGTAGATGCAGCAGGCTCCCATGCAGCCTCCGCGCTCTTCATCGGTCGCAACGGCACGCGCTTGACTGCACAAAGTGTGTGGCAGCGGCTCAAGCGGCGCAGCCAGCTGGCGGGCCTGAATGTGCCGGTGCACCCGCACATGCTGCGCCACTCGTTTGCCAGCCACGTGTTGCAAAGCAGTGGCGACTTGCGCGGCGTGCAGGAGCTGCTGGGTCACGCCAATATCACCACCACGCAGGTCTATACCCGTTTGGACTTTCAGCATCTGGCCAAGGCCTACGACGCTGCGCATCCGCGCGCCAAACTCAAGCGGCAGCCCTGA
- a CDS encoding class I SAM-dependent rRNA methyltransferase translates to MKTIRLRAGKERSLLRRHPWIFESAIAKGGGDSGETVRVESAEGAFLGWAAFSPQSKIRARVWSFDEKQRIDASFFIAACAQAISARARFDIQSDGVRLIHGESDGLPGLIVDRYGDTLVAQFTSAGVEKWKPAIADALLSATGLTKLYERSDASSRALEGLPEATGWLRGEGATDLVLREHDWKLALSIAEGHKTGFYLDQRDSRHKFAQYTRRLGFQRVLNCYCYTGGFSVAALAGGAGHVTSIDSSGPAIEKAKANVALNGFDAARTTFMDADVNASLRAFAAEGRTFDAIILDPPKFAPTVAHAERAARAYKDINRLAFKLLEPGGVLFTYSCSGGISADLFHKIIAGAGSDAGVDGFITERMGGAPDHPMTIAFPEGEYLKGLVVMRRQA, encoded by the coding sequence ATGAAAACCATTCGATTGCGCGCCGGTAAAGAGCGCTCCTTGTTGCGCCGCCACCCTTGGATTTTTGAATCCGCCATCGCCAAAGGCGGCGGAGATAGCGGGGAGACGGTTCGCGTCGAGTCGGCTGAGGGGGCTTTTCTGGGGTGGGCGGCGTTCAGTCCTCAGTCCAAGATCCGGGCGCGTGTTTGGAGTTTTGATGAAAAGCAGCGCATTGATGCTAGCTTTTTTATAGCTGCTTGTGCACAAGCCATCAGCGCCAGAGCCCGATTTGACATACAAAGCGACGGCGTGCGCCTGATCCACGGCGAGTCGGATGGATTGCCTGGTTTGATCGTGGACCGTTACGGTGACACGCTGGTGGCGCAGTTCACCTCGGCCGGTGTGGAGAAGTGGAAGCCCGCCATTGCGGATGCCTTGCTCAGTGCCACCGGGCTGACCAAGCTCTACGAGCGCTCGGATGCCAGCAGCCGCGCCCTGGAGGGCCTGCCCGAGGCTACCGGCTGGTTGCGTGGCGAAGGGGCGACGGACCTGGTGTTGCGCGAGCATGACTGGAAGTTGGCCCTGAGCATCGCCGAAGGCCACAAAACCGGCTTTTATCTGGACCAGCGCGACAGCCGGCACAAATTTGCCCAGTACACCCGCCGCCTCGGTTTCCAGCGGGTGCTGAACTGCTACTGCTACACCGGCGGATTCTCGGTGGCGGCTCTGGCAGGCGGCGCCGGGCACGTGACCTCGATCGATTCCAGTGGCCCGGCCATCGAAAAAGCCAAGGCCAACGTCGCACTGAATGGCTTTGATGCGGCGCGTACCACTTTTATGGATGCGGATGTGAATGCCTCACTGCGCGCTTTTGCGGCCGAGGGGCGCACCTTTGACGCCATCATTCTGGATCCGCCCAAGTTTGCGCCGACCGTGGCGCATGCTGAGCGTGCGGCACGGGCGTACAAGGACATCAATCGGCTGGCCTTCAAGCTGCTGGAGCCGGGCGGCGTGCTGTTCACTTACAGCTGTTCGGGAGGCATCAGTGCGGACTTGTTCCACAAAATCATTGCCGGGGCAGGCTCCGACGCGGGTGTGGACGGCTTTATCACTGAGCGCATGGGCGGAGCTCCGGACCATCCGATGACCATCGCCTTCCCGGAAGGCGAGTACCTTAAGGGCTTGGTCGTGATGCGGCGACAAGCCTGA
- a CDS encoding CobW family GTP-binding protein, giving the protein MSLIPATILTGFLGSGKTTLLKRVLAEAHGQKIAVIENEFGEENIDSDILVSDTNEQIIQMSNGCVCCTIREDLRTTLKDLAEKKRKGELDFERVVIETTGVADPGPVAQTFFMDDEIAETYLLDSILTLVDAKHAVQQLNDRQEARRQIGFADQIFISKSDLVSKEELDALMHRIKHMNPRAPQKAVHFGEVAIKEVFDLRGFNLNAKLDIDPDFLKDDDHHHDHEHGEHCDHPSHAHDHAAHGHHHHHEDDVKSFVFKSDRPFDPAKLEDFLGAIVNIYGPRMLRYKGVLYMKGTERKVIFQGVHQLMGSDLGPAWAEGEARMSKMVFIGIDLPKDIFLQGMEQSLV; this is encoded by the coding sequence ATGAGCTTGATTCCCGCCACCATCCTGACCGGTTTTCTGGGTTCCGGTAAAACCACTTTGCTCAAGCGCGTGCTGGCTGAGGCCCACGGTCAGAAGATCGCCGTCATCGAAAACGAGTTCGGTGAAGAGAACATCGACAGTGACATTCTGGTGAGTGACACCAACGAGCAGATCATCCAGATGAGCAATGGCTGTGTGTGCTGCACCATCCGCGAAGACTTGCGAACCACGCTGAAAGACCTCGCTGAAAAAAAGCGCAAGGGTGAGCTGGACTTCGAGCGCGTCGTGATTGAAACCACTGGCGTGGCCGATCCCGGCCCGGTCGCCCAGACCTTTTTTATGGATGACGAGATCGCGGAGACTTATCTGCTGGACTCCATTCTGACGCTGGTAGACGCCAAGCATGCCGTGCAGCAGCTCAATGACCGCCAGGAAGCGCGCCGCCAGATCGGTTTTGCGGACCAGATATTCATCAGCAAGTCGGATCTGGTGTCCAAAGAGGAGCTGGATGCCCTGATGCACCGCATCAAGCATATGAACCCGCGTGCTCCGCAAAAAGCGGTGCACTTCGGCGAGGTGGCCATCAAAGAGGTGTTTGATCTGCGCGGCTTCAATCTGAACGCCAAGCTCGACATCGATCCGGATTTCCTGAAGGATGACGACCACCACCATGACCATGAACATGGCGAGCACTGTGATCACCCTTCCCACGCTCACGACCACGCGGCCCACGGGCACCACCACCATCATGAAGACGATGTGAAGAGCTTTGTGTTCAAGTCGGATCGTCCGTTTGACCCCGCCAAGCTGGAAGATTTTCTGGGGGCCATCGTCAACATCTATGGCCCGCGCATGCTCCGCTACAAAGGCGTGCTCTATATGAAGGGTACCGAGCGCAAGGTAATTTTCCAGGGCGTACACCAATTGATGGGCAGCGATCTGGGACCCGCCTGGGCGGAGGGGGAGGCCCGAATGAGCAAGATGGTGTTTATCGGCATCGACTTGCCCAAAGACATCTTCTTGCAAGGCATGGAGCAATCCTTGGTGTAA